Proteins found in one Oncorhynchus keta strain PuntledgeMale-10-30-2019 chromosome 2, Oket_V2, whole genome shotgun sequence genomic segment:
- the LOC118362864 gene encoding cytochrome c oxidase assembly factor 5, giving the protein MPKFYEDKEEDGRACSGIREDFKACLLQHDCVVKEGKMPSQCLKEGHCKALQTSFFECKRSMLDNRSRFRGRKGY; this is encoded by the coding sequence ATGCCTAAATTCTACGAGGacaaagaggaggatggcagggcCTGCTCGGGAATCAGGGAGGACTTCAAGGCATGTCTCCTTCAACACGACTGCGTTGTAAAGGAGGGGAAGATGCCCAGTCAGTGTCTGAAGGAGGGCCACTGTAAGGCACTGCAGACCTCTTTCTTCGAGTGCAAGAGGTCCATGTTAGATAACCGGTCCAGATTCAGGGGAAGGAAAGGCTACTAA